The following coding sequences are from one Ancylobacter sp. TS-1 window:
- the otnK gene encoding 3-oxo-tetronate kinase: MLLGCVADDLTGATDLALMLTREGLRTVQINGLPDDDLDVGDVDAVVVALKSRTNPPAEAVAQSLAAATSLRALGARRLMFKYCSTFDSTDRGNIGPVAEALLDFTGSAFTVFCPAFPRAGRSIYNGYLFVNGLPIDESPMKDHPLTPMRDANLCRVLQRQTALKVGLVGYSDVDAGAEAVTTAFARETAAGRRALILDAISDQHLRHLGEAIADLPLITGGSGIALGLPDAYLARGLVPRLTPPPVTITAPPGRSVILAGSCSTATRGQVARAIAAGIPSLQLDPMALADGSVTADTLLDWLAATPSEGPALVYSSAEPDAVRAVQERLGTEAAGHIVERLLAEVAASLPARGYSRFIVAGGETAGAVVGALGIKVLRIGPEIDPGVPWTVSLSGPPVALALKSGNFGAEDFFLKAWDMLR, translated from the coding sequence ATGCTGCTTGGATGTGTAGCCGACGACCTGACCGGCGCGACCGATCTGGCGCTCATGCTCACCCGCGAGGGCCTGCGCACGGTGCAGATCAACGGCCTGCCGGACGACGACCTCGATGTCGGCGACGTCGACGCGGTGGTGGTGGCGCTGAAATCCCGCACCAACCCGCCCGCCGAGGCGGTCGCCCAGTCGCTGGCTGCCGCCACCTCGCTGCGCGCGCTCGGCGCCCGCCGGCTGATGTTCAAATACTGCTCGACCTTCGATTCCACGGACCGCGGCAATATCGGTCCGGTGGCAGAGGCGCTGCTGGATTTCACCGGCAGCGCGTTCACCGTCTTCTGCCCCGCCTTCCCGCGGGCGGGCCGGTCGATCTACAACGGCTATCTCTTCGTCAACGGCCTGCCGATCGACGAGAGCCCCATGAAGGATCATCCGCTCACCCCGATGCGGGACGCCAATCTGTGCCGGGTCCTTCAGCGCCAGACCGCGCTGAAGGTTGGGCTGGTCGGCTATTCCGACGTCGATGCCGGCGCCGAAGCTGTGACGACCGCCTTTGCGCGAGAGACGGCGGCCGGGCGGCGCGCCCTGATCCTCGACGCCATCAGCGACCAGCATCTGCGCCATCTCGGAGAGGCCATCGCCGACCTGCCGCTGATCACCGGCGGCTCCGGGATCGCCCTCGGCCTGCCGGACGCCTATCTCGCGCGCGGCCTCGTTCCCCGCCTGACGCCGCCGCCCGTCACCATCACGGCTCCGCCCGGCCGGTCGGTCATTCTGGCCGGTTCCTGCTCGACCGCGACGCGCGGGCAAGTGGCGCGCGCGATCGCCGCCGGCATCCCGTCCCTGCAGCTCGATCCGATGGCTCTCGCCGACGGTTCGGTTACGGCGGACACCTTGCTGGACTGGCTCGCGGCAACCCCGTCCGAGGGTCCGGCGCTGGTCTATTCGAGCGCCGAGCCGGACGCGGTGCGCGCCGTGCAGGAGCGACTCGGCACCGAGGCGGCGGGCCACATCGTGGAGCGTCTGCTCGCGGAGGTGGCCGCTTCATTGCCGGCACGCGGCTATAGCCGCTTCATTGTCGCCGGCGGCGAGACGGCCGGCGCGGTCGTCGGCGCGCTGGGCATCAAGGTGCTGCGCATCGGCCCCGAGATCGACCCCGGCGTGCCGTGGACCGTCAGCCTCTCCGGTCCGCCGGTCGCGCTGGCGCTGAAGTCCGGTAATTTCGGCGCCGAGGATTTCTTCCTCAAGGCGTGGGACATGCTGCGGTGA
- a CDS encoding autotransporter domain-containing protein — MSPLVLCMLAGTLVASPAGAETFGGYGGNGGVVSAAPALGGAYGMDGEDGSESSDEGVPNYNGGGGGGAGTLVGGAGGEGADAPDDGGFRRGGGDGGDGGHAGSVQSTDATLDPGVAGIYGTDGGDGANASSGFISGSQVGASGGGGGGGGYGIYGEGSIGLTLSGSGVVSGGKGGKGGQAGLGGEWGRGGDGGDGGIGVYFDSASVLDNQVTIIGGKGGDGADGIYGSDGAAGGAGVYGLSGLTLNNSGTITGAGGGKGGEGRFGDGTVGAGGVGVFGADMDITTSGGISGGLFGDGETRAAAILFVSGANSLTLQEGWSLTGDLGVNNFGSSLTFKLDGIDADVSNTITGQGRVIVDVGPQVLTLSGVNTYKGGTTISSGTLSVASEEALGDGVHLNIGAPVSGVTGLSEAASSLSSAISTYASAPTAENAAALAAAQASYRQAISEGQASGEMPTLQITGSVSLDPATDSAIAIAGGKAGAIRLEGADAGLTMQGFTSSMSGSAIMVNSDSVLDLGSGEGQTQGYLFSGNSASGAGVLQNLAGTVSIAGATFSNNQAAISGGAIQNRGVVTLSDSTFRGNSGYFGGAISQDGTLLVERSSFMGNDAQLNGGAIYVAGGSTTFIASSFSDNSAGDRGGAIFVDGSSGAVVVSIVDSDFTGNSARSAGGAIAMQGGTLNLMVSDGSSSLFSGNTLGGQASAIYVGTEGGTASALNVGTGTGALLDMRDPMSGSASNLTNTVAKTGAGTWALGGANVFAVSGTGATDFSVSEGRLYLYAAGEVDNPTTLDEDAVVGAGTLQLDGATSSFTVGADGTLVAGGANSVTTDGSISFEDGATLRGGNADTAMGGADPTFMEKGGATSLTLAATGGITLEGTLNVAALGAADSFTLNGALGGEDGALAKSGAGTVILTSASTFAAGTTISAGTLALSGSGALAATGALTLYGATSVFDISDADGARSIGTLSGVAGSSIVLGDNDLTFGGSIDTTFAGSFAGTGGLTKAGAGAVAFSGNSAAFTGTTSVTAGHLAVNGTLGGTVEVGTGASLGGTGSIGGLKVGAGGTLGPGNSIGTLTVAGNAVFETGSTFAVEVDAVSADRVSATGSATIEAGAAIDVELDGAYRLGARYTLISSSGLTGRFETVTGDVGAVSAFFTADLVYDAAAGALYLDVAQARSFADAARTPNQFRTANALNSLPVGNPLFQAVALLPDEASAQAAFTALSGDVNATVRGLFVENSTFTRRAMIDRLRAAQGAVGASTAPVMSYAPTGAPAGSAGAAIEAMTLKAAPATTSGPVLWGQGYGAWTDLDGSTNAAGLTSDTGGFLIGLDTALSSGWRLGVMGGYGYTSFDSGGRDASGSSDDWMVGAYAGRQWGALALRTGLAYVWQDVSSSRTVSLPDLAETLKADYTAGTFQAFGELGYSVETGFAVLEPFANLAYVSLHTGGFSETGGSAALTVASENTDTAFSTLGVRLAREIAFGSLEATLRGTLGWRHAFGDVTPELTQSYFGSAPFTVTGVPIAEDAALVEAGFDLAMSPAATLGIAYAGQFGDGTTQNGLNATIKVAF; from the coding sequence GTGTCGCCTCTCGTCCTGTGCATGCTCGCCGGCACCCTCGTCGCCTCTCCCGCCGGCGCGGAGACATTCGGCGGCTACGGCGGCAATGGCGGCGTGGTCAGCGCCGCGCCAGCTTTGGGCGGCGCTTATGGGATGGATGGCGAGGATGGTTCCGAATCCTCAGATGAGGGTGTCCCCAATTACAACGGCGGCGGCGGCGGCGGCGCGGGCACCTTGGTGGGAGGGGCCGGCGGAGAAGGCGCCGATGCCCCGGATGACGGCGGTTTTAGACGCGGCGGCGGCGATGGTGGCGACGGCGGTCATGCCGGTTCGGTCCAGAGCACCGATGCGACGCTCGATCCGGGTGTCGCCGGGATTTACGGCACGGATGGCGGCGACGGCGCCAACGCCTCCAGCGGTTTCATCTCCGGCAGCCAAGTCGGCGCCTCCGGCGGCGGTGGCGGCGGCGGCGGATACGGCATCTACGGAGAAGGCAGCATAGGCCTCACCTTGTCCGGAAGCGGTGTCGTTTCCGGCGGCAAGGGTGGCAAAGGCGGGCAAGCCGGCTTGGGTGGCGAGTGGGGCAGGGGCGGCGACGGCGGCGACGGTGGCATCGGCGTCTATTTCGATTCGGCGTCGGTCCTCGACAATCAAGTCACGATCATTGGCGGCAAGGGCGGAGATGGCGCCGACGGCATCTACGGCTCCGACGGCGCGGCTGGCGGTGCCGGCGTATACGGCCTGTCCGGCCTGACGCTCAACAACAGCGGCACCATCACTGGCGCGGGCGGGGGAAAAGGCGGCGAGGGCAGGTTTGGTGATGGCACCGTCGGGGCCGGCGGGGTGGGCGTGTTCGGCGCCGACATGGACATCACCACCAGCGGCGGCATCTCCGGCGGTCTGTTCGGCGACGGCGAGACGCGCGCGGCGGCCATCCTGTTCGTCAGCGGCGCCAACAGCCTGACGCTGCAGGAGGGCTGGAGCCTCACCGGCGATCTGGGCGTGAACAACTTCGGCAGCTCGCTGACCTTCAAGCTGGACGGCATAGACGCCGATGTGTCGAACACCATCACCGGCCAGGGCCGTGTCATCGTCGACGTCGGGCCGCAGGTTCTGACGCTGTCGGGCGTCAATACATACAAGGGCGGCACGACCATATCCTCCGGCACGCTGAGCGTGGCGAGTGAGGAGGCGCTGGGCGACGGCGTCCATCTCAACATCGGCGCGCCGGTGAGCGGCGTGACCGGGCTTTCCGAAGCGGCGTCCTCCCTCTCGTCGGCCATCTCCACCTATGCGAGCGCGCCGACTGCAGAGAACGCGGCGGCGCTGGCAGCGGCGCAGGCCAGCTACCGGCAGGCGATCAGCGAGGGACAGGCCAGCGGCGAGATGCCGACCCTGCAGATCACCGGGTCGGTATCGCTCGACCCTGCGACCGACAGCGCGATCGCGATAGCGGGAGGGAAGGCAGGTGCGATCCGCCTGGAAGGCGCCGATGCCGGGCTGACGATGCAGGGTTTCACCAGCAGCATGTCCGGCAGTGCCATCATGGTCAACAGCGATAGCGTGCTCGATCTCGGCTCCGGTGAAGGCCAGACGCAGGGCTATCTCTTCAGCGGGAATAGCGCCAGCGGGGCAGGCGTGCTCCAAAATTTAGCTGGAACGGTGAGCATCGCCGGCGCGACCTTCAGCAACAATCAGGCGGCTATTTCTGGTGGGGCCATCCAGAATAGGGGCGTCGTGACACTGTCCGACAGCACTTTCAGGGGGAACTCCGGCTACTTCGGCGGGGCCATCAGCCAGGATGGCACCCTTCTCGTCGAACGCAGCAGCTTCATGGGCAATGACGCCCAGTTGAATGGCGGAGCGATCTACGTCGCGGGCGGGTCCACCACGTTCATCGCAAGCAGCTTCTCCGACAACAGCGCGGGAGATCGGGGCGGCGCGATCTTTGTTGACGGATCATCCGGCGCCGTCGTTGTGAGCATCGTCGACAGCGATTTCACCGGCAACAGCGCGAGGTCGGCGGGCGGCGCGATCGCGATGCAAGGCGGCACGCTGAACCTGATGGTCAGCGATGGCTCAAGCAGCCTGTTCTCCGGCAATACGCTCGGTGGTCAGGCGTCGGCGATCTATGTCGGGACCGAGGGGGGCACGGCGTCCGCGCTCAATGTTGGCACGGGTACAGGGGCGCTGCTCGACATGCGCGACCCGATGAGCGGCAGCGCCAGCAACCTCACCAACACGGTGGCGAAGACCGGGGCCGGCACCTGGGCGCTGGGCGGCGCGAATGTCTTCGCCGTGTCCGGCACCGGCGCCACCGACTTCTCGGTGTCGGAAGGCCGGCTCTACCTCTACGCGGCCGGCGAGGTCGACAACCCGACCACGCTGGATGAGGACGCCGTGGTCGGCGCCGGCACGCTGCAGCTCGACGGTGCGACTTCCAGCTTCACGGTCGGGGCCGACGGCACGCTGGTCGCCGGTGGGGCGAACAGCGTCACGACGGACGGCAGCATCAGCTTCGAGGACGGCGCCACGCTGCGCGGCGGCAATGCCGATACCGCCATGGGCGGTGCCGACCCCACCTTCATGGAGAAGGGCGGCGCCACCTCGCTGACCCTCGCCGCCACCGGCGGCATCACGCTGGAGGGCACGCTCAACGTCGCGGCGCTGGGCGCCGCCGACAGCTTCACCCTTAATGGCGCGCTCGGCGGCGAGGACGGCGCGCTCGCCAAATCCGGCGCCGGCACGGTGATCCTGACCAGCGCCAGCACCTTCGCGGCGGGAACGACGATCTCCGCCGGCACGCTGGCGCTCTCGGGAAGCGGCGCCCTCGCCGCCACCGGCGCGCTGACGCTCTACGGCGCGACCAGCGTGTTCGACATCTCCGATGCCGACGGCGCGCGCAGCATCGGCACCCTGTCCGGCGTCGCCGGCTCCTCGATTGTGCTCGGCGACAATGATCTGACGTTCGGCGGCAGCATCGACACCACCTTCGCCGGCAGCTTCGCAGGCACCGGCGGGCTCACCAAGGCCGGTGCGGGCGCGGTTGCCTTTTCCGGCAACAGCGCCGCCTTCACCGGAACCACGAGCGTCACCGCCGGCCATCTGGCGGTGAACGGCACGCTGGGCGGCACGGTCGAGGTCGGCACCGGCGCCAGCCTCGGCGGCACCGGCAGCATCGGCGGGCTCAAGGTCGGCGCGGGCGGCACGCTCGGCCCCGGCAACTCCATCGGCACGCTCACCGTCGCCGGCAACGCCGTGTTCGAGACCGGATCCACCTTCGCGGTGGAGGTCGACGCCGTGTCCGCCGACCGCGTGAGCGCCACCGGCAGCGCCACCATCGAGGCCGGCGCGGCCATCGACGTCGAGCTGGACGGCGCCTATCGGCTGGGCGCCCGCTATACGCTGATCAGCTCCTCCGGCCTCACCGGCCGCTTCGAAACGGTGACAGGCGATGTCGGCGCGGTCTCGGCCTTTTTCACCGCCGATCTCGTCTATGACGCCGCCGCCGGCGCGCTCTATCTCGATGTCGCTCAGGCGCGCAGCTTCGCCGACGCCGCCCGCACGCCCAACCAGTTCCGCACCGCGAACGCACTGAACAGCCTGCCGGTCGGCAACCCTCTGTTCCAGGCAGTGGCGCTGCTGCCGGACGAGGCCAGCGCGCAAGCGGCCTTCACCGCGCTCTCGGGCGACGTCAACGCCACGGTGCGCGGCCTGTTCGTGGAGAACAGCACCTTCACCCGCCGGGCGATGATCGACCGCCTGCGCGCCGCGCAGGGGGCGGTCGGCGCCTCCACCGCGCCGGTGATGAGCTACGCCCCCACGGGTGCTCCCGCCGGCAGCGCGGGGGCCGCGATCGAGGCGATGACGCTCAAGGCCGCGCCGGCCACCACGAGCGGCCCGGTGCTGTGGGGGCAGGGCTACGGCGCCTGGACCGATCTCGACGGCAGCACCAACGCCGCCGGCCTCACCTCCGACACCGGCGGCTTCCTTATCGGGCTCGACACCGCCCTGTCCTCCGGCTGGCGGCTCGGCGTGATGGGCGGCTATGGCTACACCAGCTTCGATTCCGGCGGACGCGATGCTTCCGGCTCCTCCGACGACTGGATGGTCGGCGCCTATGCCGGCCGGCAATGGGGCGCGCTCGCCCTGCGCACCGGCCTCGCCTATGTGTGGCAGGACGTGTCGAGCTCCCGCACGGTGAGCCTGCCCGACCTCGCCGAGACCTTGAAGGCCGACTACACCGCCGGCACCTTCCAGGCCTTCGGCGAGCTTGGCTACTCGGTGGAGACCGGCTTCGCCGTCCTCGAGCCCTTCGCCAACCTCGCCTATGTGAGCCTCCACACCGGCGGCTTCAGCGAAACCGGCGGCAGCGCCGCGCTCACCGTGGCGAGCGAGAACACCGACACCGCCTTTTCGACGCTGGGCGTGCGGCTGGCGCGCGAGATCGCGTTCGGTTCGCTGGAGGCGACTCTGCGCGGCACGCTCGGCTGGCGCCACGCCTTCGGCGACGTCACGCCGGAACTCACGCAGAGCTATTTCGGCTCCGCGCCCTTCACCGTCACCGGCGTGCCCATCGCCGAGGATGCCGCGCTGGTCGAGGCCGGGTTCGACCTCGCAATGTCGCCGGCCGCCACCCTCGGCATCGCCTATGCCGGCCAGTTCGGCGATGGCACCACCCAGAACGGCCTGAATGCAACGATCAAGGTCGCGTTCTGA
- the otnC gene encoding 3-oxo-tetronate 4-phosphate decarboxylase, with protein sequence MNTENHLRERICQCGASMFRRGLTFGSTGNISCRLDDGGWLMTPTNASLGELDPARLSRLDAAGRHIGGDPPTKEAFLHRVMYAARTGTRAVVHLHSTHSVAVSCLCGLDPANCLPPLTAYYVMRVGRLPLVPYHPPGDESLAYACEALAGTHHALLLANHGPVVAGSSLENAMYATEELEETARLFLLLQNRLTSPLTAEQVEDLRARHALW encoded by the coding sequence GTGAACACGGAAAACCACCTGCGCGAACGCATTTGCCAGTGCGGCGCGTCCATGTTCCGTCGCGGCCTAACCTTCGGCTCCACCGGCAATATTTCCTGCCGCCTCGACGATGGCGGCTGGCTGATGACGCCGACCAACGCCTCGCTCGGCGAACTCGACCCGGCGCGGCTTTCCCGGCTCGATGCGGCGGGGCGCCATATCGGCGGCGACCCGCCGACCAAGGAAGCCTTCCTCCACCGTGTGATGTACGCCGCGCGCACCGGAACCCGCGCCGTGGTGCACCTGCATTCCACCCATTCGGTCGCGGTGTCCTGCCTGTGCGGGCTGGACCCCGCCAACTGCCTGCCGCCGCTGACCGCCTATTACGTCATGCGGGTAGGCCGCCTGCCGCTGGTGCCCTATCACCCGCCGGGCGACGAAAGCCTTGCCTATGCCTGCGAGGCACTTGCCGGCACGCATCACGCCCTTCTGCTCGCCAATCACGGCCCGGTGGTCGCCGGCAGCAGTCTCGAGAACGCGATGTACGCAACCGAGGAACTCGAGGAAACGGCGCGGCTTTTCCTCCTGCTGCAAAACCGCCTCACCTCTCCGCTCACCGCCGAGCAGGTTGAAGACCTGCGTGCCCGCCACGCCCTCTGGTAG
- a CDS encoding L,D-transpeptidase gives MIADRRNADLGKMDGDALPGRRAGVLDRRTFLVGSMAGLGGLALAGCAAQDGMSLAEAQKVYGPVPDKKFEIPAVDVTKVDRKYYRRTVRYETEEAPGTIIVDPGHFYVYRVEGDGTATRYGANVGRDGFRWSGDAYVGRKSEWATWTPPKEMIKRQPEAAKYARGMPGGLDNPLGARTLHLYQNGVYTLYTIYATSDPETIGSGITSGCVGLLSQDMIDLYDRTPVKTKVVVLPA, from the coding sequence ATGATCGCGGACCGCAGGAATGCCGATCTCGGCAAGATGGACGGGGACGCTCTGCCCGGGCGTCGGGCGGGGGTTCTCGACCGGCGGACATTTCTGGTCGGCTCGATGGCCGGTCTCGGCGGACTGGCGCTGGCCGGTTGCGCGGCACAGGACGGCATGAGCCTCGCCGAGGCGCAGAAAGTCTACGGACCTGTGCCCGATAAGAAGTTCGAGATCCCGGCCGTCGATGTCACCAAGGTCGATCGGAAATACTACCGCCGGACCGTACGCTACGAGACCGAGGAAGCCCCGGGCACGATCATCGTCGATCCCGGCCACTTCTATGTCTACCGGGTCGAGGGCGACGGAACCGCCACCCGTTATGGTGCGAATGTGGGGCGCGACGGGTTCCGGTGGAGCGGCGACGCCTATGTCGGGCGCAAGAGCGAGTGGGCGACCTGGACACCGCCCAAGGAGATGATCAAGCGCCAGCCCGAGGCCGCCAAATACGCGCGCGGCATGCCGGGCGGTCTCGACAACCCGCTCGGCGCCCGCACGCTGCATCTCTACCAGAACGGTGTCTACACGCTCTATACGATCTATGCGACCAGCGATCCGGAGACGATCGGCTCGGGCATCACCAGCGGCTGCGTCGGCCTGCTGAGCCAGGACATGATCGACCTTTATGACCGCACGCCGGTCAAGACCAAGGTGGTCGTCCTGCCGGCATAG